TACAGAAGAGAGCATCGGTGATGACGAGTCAGTTACTGATTCAGAGCCAGGACACTGACCTGTATTCAGTTGGTCAGATAAATGATTTTTTAGATGCAACTAAGGGAAAAAAGGTTGAACTGGAAAAGTTTTTCCCAGATTTAAATAAGTTTGTTGCAACCGTGATGAAAGCATGTAAAGAAAGTAGTTTGGACGTTTTATCACAACAGAAATGCTTTAGATTAAAGAAACACCTAACTGCAATCAGGCATGGAATCAAACCTGCCAGGTCTAAAGGTCAGACTGCTATTGGTAAATTACATTAAGTGCACATGggtctctctgcttctctcacctgtctctcaATACTGCTGTTTGCTATCTCTTCACCTTTCTTCACTATGAACATCTTACACCTTGgttctttaaatataaatgggCTTAGAGACAAAAGTAAATGGACAATATTAAAAGAATACATCACCCTAAAAGAGCTGAACATTACGTTTTTACAAGAAACCCATAGTGATGTGAGCAGTGAGGTGGACTGGGGTCTGCACTGGGAAGGGGAGTGTTTTCTTAGCCACGGAACCAACCTGAGTGGCGATCCTCTTCTCCACAAGACTGAACGTAAAGATTCTGTCAGTAGATGAGATGGAAAAGGGACATCTTCTAATGATCAGAGCAAACATCCAAGACAcagaatttttatttgtcaacGTCTATGCTCCTAAAACCGGTCATGAAAGAGTTAACACTGTTAAAAATGCACTAATCTCTTCCACACAAGACACTTTGCTAGTCGTTGGTGGGGATTTCAACTGCACACTGGATTTCACTATGGACAGAACCTCATTACCAATCTGCAAAAGCtctacaggaagtgatgtctcAGTTACGGCTGGTTGATGTTTGGCGGGAGAAAAATGAGGGAGTGAAACAATACAGTTGGGTCAAAGTGTCAGCAGGAAGAGTGAGTGCTGCATGTTTAGACCGCTTCTATATGAGTACCAACATGAGGAACAGAGCAATAAGTGCACGTATCACACCATGTAGCATCTCTgaccatcacctcatcaccCTGTCCCGGACAAGACCACAGCGCTCCTTCTGGCGTTTCAACGCAAAACTAATGCAAGACCTGCAGTTCTATGAGAGTTTTAAGGTTTCTTGGGAACACTggaaaggacagaaaaaaaagtatggAAATCTTCTTCAGTGGTGGGAGATAGGAAAGCTTCTTTGATACACTTGGGGAAATTCACAAGGCCAAAAATCTTCCCCAAAGTTGTCGGCATGCTGCAAATTCTCTACTTCCAAAGAAGGGAGACCTTTGTTCACTCAAGAACTGGAGACCGGTTTCTCTTTTGTACTCAGATTACAAGATCATCTCAAAATGTCTTGCTAATAGAATTAAGAATTCTTTAGACACTTTAATACATAGGAGTCAGTCCTACTGTGTACCAAAGAGGTCCATTTATGATAACTTGTTTTTATTACGAGACATTCTTGACTACTCAGAAGTATACAGGGTCGATGTGGGTCTCCTCTCTCTTGACCAGGAGAAAGCTTTCAACAGAGTAGACCACCAGTATTTATTCAAAGCCCTGGAACGTTACGGCTTTGGTGGATATTTCCTGTCATGGATTAAAATCTTGTACACAGATGCCTGTTGCATGATTAAAGTTGGAGGAGGACTGAGTACACCAATCATGATGAGGAGAGGGATCAGACAGGGCTGTCCAATGTCTGGTCAGCTGTACAGCCTCGTGATAGAACTTCTGCTGTGTCTGTTAAGGAAAAACCTCACTGGACTGTCGATCAGGGGGAGCAGGGCACCTGAGAGTGTTAAACTTTCAGCGTACGCAGATGACATCACAGTCATAATCAAGACACAGGAAGACATACAAGCTACACAAAAAGCTCTGAAAACTTATGAAAGAACCTCATTGGCCAGAGTAAACTGGCAAAAAAACTGAAGCACTGTGGTCTGGATTTAGAGAAAACCCATGTGATCTTCCAGGAAACATCCAGTGGGGAACAACTGGGATAAAGTGTCTGGGAGTGAACCTCAGAAAATAGGAGTTCAGAATCAAAAACTGGGACGGGCTAATAGAGAAAGTAAATGCTAAACTGGCCAAATGGAGATGGGCGTTACCCCAGTTATCTTACAGGGGAAGAGTTCTGATCATCAACAAACTCATCGCGTTGATGTTGTGGCACAACTTCATGGTTCCACCGAAGAGCCTGATTGATGAGATCCAAAGAACTCTTGTCGACGATTTCTTTTCAGGACAACACTGGCTGAGAGCTGCAGTTCTCTACCTCCCAGTTCATGAAGGAGGACAGGGATTAATCAACATACAGTCCAGACTGGCAGCCTTTTGTCTACAAACAGCACAACATCTTCtctaccacaaacaccaccagtGGATAGATGTGGCACACGCGCTGCTGAGAAAGACAGGAGGAATGAGCCTGGACAAACACCTGTTCACCCTATCCCTGAAGAGAACAGACATGGAAGGACTCACGTCTTTCCACAAAAATGTACTCCAGACATGGCAGACCCTTTCCTTTTCAGTAGAATGAGAAACACCTGACCAGTGGCTCTTTGAAAAACCTTTGTTTTTCAATCTGCTCCTCACCACAGAGATGCTACAGTCAGTTACCCTCAGGTCTGCGCTGAAGGAGGCAGGACTCCTCAAAACTCGTCACCTGAGAAGAGGATCAGGCTGGATAACAGCTGAGGAACTAGCCGACAAAATGAGATTCAAATCTACACGTCTAGCCTAGCGCTTTTTAAACGACCTGGAAACTGCGCTACCAGCCGTAAGAAGAAGATTCCTGAAAGACAATCCAGTGGAAAGTATAGACGAGTCTCTGACCTTTCCAGAGATTCGTGTCTCTCTGAAGAAGGAAGGATGGCAAGAGAACATGGGAAAAGTACCAACTCTGATCACTCCAGAAGTAGGAGCTTTCAGCTCTGTGGGTAAAAAAGCTCTCTACAGAATGTGTGTCAAACAACTCAACTATTAACGGCTAAAAGATGTCAGAAGCACCAAATGGTCAGAAGTGTTGGACCTGGGCTTTTCTCCAAAAGGCAGCTGGAGATCCCTGCACAAGAGACCCATCGAAAAAAGGTGGGAGATCTACAGTGGAGAATTGTACATGGGATATTAGCTACATTAGCACATTGCTCGACTGGTGTCTTCAGAACAACAAGGATGTCCCTTCTGTGGagtttctgaaaatgttttccATATCTTCATTGAATGTCCACGTCTGTCTGCAGTACTAAGGCTAGTAGAAGCCTGGGGACAACAACTTATGGGCTTCTATAACAAATCACTGTTCATACACGGACCAAAATACTCtgcaaaaaacacaagaaaacgTTTTACTGAACTTTTTATACGGCGATGCTAAGCTAGCGATCTGGGTGAGCAGAAAACAGAAGGAGGTGTAGTGGATGATCCGGTGTTAATGCTGAGAGGATTAATAAGGAGAAGGTTAAGTGTAGAACATGCCTACTACACACTGAGTTCTATCAGGTTtggggtgatgatgatgatcttgtATGTAAACCTGATGGGCGGGGCTTCACTTTAATCTGAACTCTGACTGTGAATTGATCTGGAAAATACTCGCTGATGTTTTCTTTCAGTTATTACTGACTTTATTTTTCTAgtccttcttctctttctgttttctttttctttcttttttccctctcttttctcttcttttccctctttttccttttcatgtttttgtcacacgtgtgtatatatatctaatttaagttgttttttcttatttgtgtcttttgacattttgttgtcttttctttttaatatttgtgtctatgacttgttttttgtttatatttgaaaTTCCACTGATGTGtgctttttaaactttttgtaaataaacagaGGTTTAAaagtcagtctctctgtgtctctcgctctctccctctttctcgctctctccctctctccctccctctctctgtctctctctctctctccctccctcccttcctccctctctccctctctctgtctctctctctctctctctctctctctctctccctctctctgtctctctctctctctctctctctctctctctctctctccctccctctctctgtctctcgctctccctctctccctccctctctctctctctctctgtctctctctccctcccttcctccctctctctctctctctctctctctctctctctctctccctccctcgctctgtctctctctctctctctccctcccttcctccctctctccctctctctgtctctctctctctctctctccctccctctctctgtctctcgctctccctctctccctccctctctctctctctctgtctctctctccctcccttcctccctctctccctctctctgtctctctctctctctctgtctctctctctccctcccttcctccctctctccctctctctgtctctctctctctctccctccctcactctccctctctctgtctctctcttgctctcactctctcccaccctctgtctctctctctctctgtctctctgtctctctctctagccaTGTACTCAGAGTTTGGAGACTCTGAATCTTGGACACAATGCGGTAGGGAACGAGGGAGTGCTGAAGCTGAAGGATGGACTGATAGCGAATCGTTCTCTCCTGCGCCTCGGCCTCGCCTCCACCAAACTGTCATGTGAAGGTACGACTCTGGTCCCAGACCCTCGTCAtcactgtacatcatctacaaCCAGCATCATCTGGAAAATAAACTTTTAAACTTCCTTCCTTTAATTTTAGTGTTTGATCAGCTGTATAAACATCAGTTTTATAGAAAACtctgtacattaacactgagTCTGAATTGCAAAATTATCTAAATCCTTTTTGACATTTCACAGCAGACATTTTCACTCGTCTTCTGTGTTGCTTCTCAGTAGCGCCACCACTCTGTGAGCAGGCAGTCGCATTCTCTCTTTCCATTCAGGTGCCGTGGCCGTGGCCGAGTTTTTTGCCGAGAGTCCACGACTGCTGCGCCTGGACCTGCGGGAGAACGAGATAAAGACCGGAGGACTGATGGCTCTGTCACTCGCTCTGAAGGTCAACACCTCACTGCTCCGCCTCGACCTGGACCGAGAACCCAAGAAAGAGACGGTAAGAGAGGACCAGCGGACATAGaacttgacacacacacacacacacaaatcacgtCTCTGTTTCACTGCATCACAAGAACATTTTTTATCAGGACCGAGGATCACTTTAAGCTCATTCtaaactgaatttttaaaatagtttCTATTACTCCCCCCCAGGTGAAGAGCTTTATTGAGACACAGCGCACCCTGCTGACTGAAATCCAGAATGGCTGCAAGCGTAACTTCATACTTGCTAAAGAGAAGGAGGAATCTCAGCAGCAGATGAGGCAGTCTGTGTCCATGGCTGAAATCGCCACTGAAGACCCACCtcctgaggaagaggaggacggCAGAGATCAGGTCTCAGAGGACGAGAAGACCAAACATGAGGAGGATgagcaggaagaggaggagagcgaGAAGCCGAGCGAAGTTCGAGAGGATGAAGAACAAACATCAGTCACTCAGGACGTCTCGGATTCTGATACCGACACCGACGATGATGAGAACGAAGATGCCACAGGGACGCGAGCGGCTGCACAGACAACAGCCCTGACACGAACCCCGCCCCCTGTAAACACCACCCTTAGTGCCTGTAAGACTCTGCCCATTCACATACCTAGCTCCACCCCTGAGACAGCAAGCATGATGTCAGGGGTCAGAGTGACGGAAGCGAGCGTGTCGAGCGGAACACCGTCTTCACCTGGACGCTGCTTCTCTGTGTCCAGCCCAGGCAGAGGACACAAGATCTTCATGGTGACGCGTGTGGAAAGTCCTCctgaacaacagcagcagcagcgtgaCCTACTGAAGCATGTCCAGGAGAATAAAACACCTTCTGAGTCATCGTCAAAACAGCAGCCAGTCTCTCAGGACCAGCAGAGTGCAGAGAGGACCACTTCAGCTCAGGAGACATCCAAAGAACCTTCACGAGTATCAGCAGAGTCTAAACCAGGAGAATCAGAACTATCACTGAGCACCACAGAGGAACAACCTTCCACACACGGCCAAACACAGCAGGAACTGAATCTCAGCTCGGAACTGGACAAGGAAACAacgagagaggagactgtgcaAACTGAGCATGCTCAGATCCATCACAGCACCCCTGCAGAGGAACTGTTCCAGGATCAGCAGAAACATGCTGAAGAACCTCGGAGCAGAGATCCCTCTGGAGATCTACAGGAGGAATTCACAGAACATCTAGACACACTATCACCAAACAATGACCAACAGCTGGATAAAGACGCATTGCTGGAACAGGATCTGGAAACAGTAAACAGCTTTTCTTCAGCAAACCAAGTGGAGAGTCTCGACACAGCGCCACCTCCAGGCACCACGCTGCCCAACGGCCTGAAGCCTGAGTTCACGCTGCACCTGCTGGAGCCAGAGGCACATAAAGCGGCCTACTGCGTGATGGAGCACAGTGAGTTTACCCTCTCTCATACCACTGCTTTACATCCACTACAGGGGTGTGAACACTGGGGTGTGAACACTGGGATGTGAACAGGGGGTGTGAACACTGGGGTGTGAACAGGGGGTGTGAACACTGGGGTGTGAACACTGGGGTGTGAACACGGGGGTATGAACAGGGGGGTATGAACAGGGGGTGTGAACACTGGGGTGTGAACAGGGGGGTATGAACAGGGGGTATGAACAGGGGGAGTGAACAGGGGGGTATGAACAGGGGGGTATGAACACGGGGGTATGAACAGGGGGTGTGAACACGGGGGTATGAACAGGGGGGTGTGAACACGGGGGTGTGAACACGGGGTGTGAACACGGGGGTATGAACAGGGGGGTGTGAACAGGGGGTGTGAACACTGGGGTGTGAACAGGGGGTATGAACAGGGGGTGTGAACACGGGGGTATGAACAGGGGGTGTGAACACGGGGGTGTGAACACGGGGGTATGAACAGGGGGTATGAACAGGGCGTGTGGACACGGGGGTGAGAACAGGGGGAGGGAACAGGGGGCGTGAACACGGGGGTGTGAACAGGGGGTGTGAACAGGGGGTGTGAACAGGGGGGGGTGAACGGGGGGTGTGAACAGGGGGTGTGAACAGGGGGTGTGAACACGGGGGTGTGAACAGGGGGTGTGAACAGGGGGTGTGAACAGGGGGTGTGAACACGGGGGTGTGAACAGGAGTGTTAAAAGTACAGTATTAACATGGGGGTATTAACACAGAGGTGTTAGCACAGGGGTATTAACGCAGGGTTTTTTCCCTGGTGCAGTGAGTGTGACGGCGGAGCTGAGCTGTGGTCAGGATCTGGAGGAGCTTCTGCTGGACGCCAGTTTGGACACGAGCAGAGACTCACCTTAGTGCTGCAGTGACGTGAGACTGACTTTATACAGAAATTATTTCAGCAATCTTCAtgtgaatgtttcattttaatcattaatatcatttataacagaaaatataataactcattttattaaaaacaacaagaacatgtctgaaactgaaactgaaactgaagtgtCTGAAGTCTTTGTGGTTGAGGATAACGTGTTGTGTGGAGTTGATATCGGAGGCTGGTGTCACAGATGATGTCACTCTGATGTCACAGGGGGTGGAGCTAGAACTGTTGCAGTGGAGTTTAATAGGAGAACCATTTTCAGTGATCTCCTTCAGGTTTCACTCTCAGCTCCTAAAAACTACACTGCTTTcatggagggagagggagggagggagagagagagagaggggaggaagagagaaggagagagaggaggaagagggaggagggtgagagagagagggaggaggagggaggaagagggagggagagaggggaggaagagagaaggagagagagagagggagggagagagagcaggaagagtgaggagggtgagagagagagggaggaggagggaggaagagggagggagagaggggaggaagagagaaggagagagagagagggagggagagagaggaggaagagggaggaggaagagggagggagggtgagagagagagggaggaggagggaggaagagggagggagagagatggacagactaAAGCTGCATTGCTTTTTTTAACTACAGATAATGCAGGAAGTATATCCCACCAGCatagcattgtgggtaatgtaggaaacagTTAATAAAGTGAAAATTAAACCATGaaataaattcattagaaaTTAAACTCaggatttcattttaaaataattctgtaCATAATCAACTTCATCAGAAAGATAATAACTGTTGAGCTTgagttttcctttaacattGTAACATTGTCTGTAattaatcctgtgtgtgtgtgtgtgtgtgtgtgtgtgtgtcccacagGACTGAACCATGTGCAGAGATGGCGGGGGGGGGGTCTGTGGGCGTGGCTGAGAGCATGGCTGAGCCCAGAGTCTTGCTCTCGTCCTTCCACGACTCCTGACCCCCCGAACCCAAGCTCGTCTTACAGATGATTTAAACTCATTAAACCGTTAAGAACAGCTGGATCACTGATGGTCACTCACTCATGAGACATCATCACAAATCACCAAATCTTCAAAAATCTTCACCACACAACCAAACACgacactttctctttctttaactGACTCTGATGAGCGGAAAATATCACGCTGTTATCTTTCCCTGCATTCCTCCTGATGATTCAGTAACAACCCGGGGCCTGGCACAaaccaaagacacacacacacacacacacatgtgccaCTCTGCTCACTGCTGCCCCCATGTGGACAATCAACATCACTGCAGCAGGAGGGCTGAGTCACTGAGTCTGAATCTGACTGAATACAAACAcataaatggtgtgtgtgtgtgtgtgtgtgtgtgtgtgtgagagagagagagagcattctgactgtcatgtttttttgtttttgttctttaagGTTCTGTGCTCAGGAACTGTTCTCTGAGctaatctctgtgtgtgtgtgtgtgtgatcatgatCATGAACATCATGTTCTAATGGAAACCCAAGTGAATGTTCCAAATCTGGGATTTGAGGAGTTTCTTCCGCtttggctgatttttttttttttccagaattttcCGGATCTTTCCTGGTCACTGGTGTTCCTCTCCTACAGGAATGACACTAAAGCTCTgagacagagcagtgtgtgtgtgtgtcgctctTCCCGTGTCTCTTCCTGCCTTTGGGCTTCATCGCTTCGCCTTTAACCGTCGTCTTTATTTTTGCTGCTTtcagaaatcatttattttttatttattttattaaatggagtttttttttctccgagTGATTGATCTTCCTCTCTTTTCCCCGGTCTCTCTTTTATTAGTTGTTACTG
The sequence above is drawn from the Hemibagrus wyckioides isolate EC202008001 linkage group LG04, SWU_Hwy_1.0, whole genome shotgun sequence genome and encodes:
- the ppp1r37 gene encoding protein phosphatase 1 regulatory subunit 37 — translated: MTFDLECVCSHVSTAQNVTVEEILNAYRHACQKLNCKPIPKVLKQIQELTELTQRNDCLDLKGEKLDYRACESLEEILKRVQFKVVDLEQTNLDEDGASALFDMIEYYESATHLNISFNKHIGTRGWQAAAHMMRKTSSLQYLDARSTPLLDHSAPFVARALRISGSLTVLHLENAGLSGRPLMLLATALKMNMNLRELYLADNKLNGLQDSAQLGNLLKFNYNIHILDLRNNHILDSGLAYISEGLKEQRKGLVTLVLWNNQLTHNGMGYLASALPCTQSLETLNLGHNAVGNEGVLKLKDGLIANRSLLRLGLASTKLSCEGAVAVAEFFAESPRLLRLDLRENEIKTGGLMALSLALKVNTSLLRLDLDREPKKETVKSFIETQRTLLTEIQNGCKRNFILAKEKEESQQQMRQSVSMAEIATEDPPPEEEEDGRDQVSEDEKTKHEEDEQEEEESEKPSEVREDEEQTSVTQDVSDSDTDTDDDENEDATGTRAAAQTTALTRTPPPVNTTLSACKTLPIHIPSSTPETASMMSGVRVTEASVSSGTPSSPGRCFSVSSPGRGHKIFMVTRVESPPEQQQQQRDLLKHVQENKTPSESSSKQQPVSQDQQSAERTTSAQETSKEPSRVSAESKPGESELSLSTTEEQPSTHGQTQQELNLSSELDKETTREETVQTEHAQIHHSTPAEELFQDQQKHAEEPRSRDPSGDLQEEFTEHLDTLSPNNDQQLDKDALLEQDLETVNSFSSANQVESLDTAPPPGTTLPNGLKPEFTLHLLEPEAHKAAYCVMEHMSVTAELSCGQDLEELLLDASLDTSRDSP